The following proteins are encoded in a genomic region of Streptococcus constellatus subsp. constellatus:
- a CDS encoding sulfite exporter TauE/SafE family protein, whose amino-acid sequence MEIILYALVVFIATALGATSGAGGGAIIKPVFDFIGIDNVTVIGMYSTIAVFAMCLSSIYKHSKSGVAFEKKVLYGLSVGSLLGGLVGDFIFKLVTLEISNSKVTLLQSFLLFFVLLSVFLFTRLSDRLPKYRIRNSVTIFFIGTLVGALSVFLGIGGGPLNVIVLVGFMSYNTKDSAPYSIAMIFFAQIPKIIKMIMIAQPDSFRWKLVPLIVIAAIFGGSIGTSINRKFSNKQVNFIYSCMMLALLILCCYNIVFNL is encoded by the coding sequence GTGGAAATCATTTTATATGCCCTAGTTGTATTTATTGCCACTGCTCTAGGGGCTACTTCAGGTGCAGGTGGTGGTGCGATAATTAAACCCGTATTTGATTTTATTGGTATTGACAATGTTACCGTAATTGGAATGTACTCGACTATTGCTGTATTTGCAATGTGCCTTTCTTCAATTTACAAGCATAGTAAATCTGGTGTTGCATTTGAAAAAAAAGTTCTTTATGGTCTTTCAGTTGGTTCTCTACTGGGGGGGCTAGTTGGAGATTTTATTTTTAAGCTGGTTACACTTGAAATTTCAAATTCAAAAGTTACCTTATTACAGTCTTTCTTGTTATTCTTCGTACTACTTTCAGTGTTCCTTTTTACTAGGTTAAGTGATAGATTGCCCAAATATAGAATTAGAAATTCAGTTACTATTTTTTTTATTGGCACATTAGTCGGAGCCCTATCAGTGTTTTTAGGTATCGGAGGTGGACCACTCAATGTTATCGTATTAGTAGGTTTTATGTCTTACAATACAAAAGATTCTGCACCCTACTCTATTGCAATGATCTTTTTTGCGCAAATACCCAAAATAATTAAGATGATAATGATAGCTCAACCAGATAGTTTTAGATGGAAGTTGGTACCGCTTATTGTTATCGCTGCAATCTTTGGTGGAAGTATTGGAACAAGTATTAATCGAAAATTTTCCAACAAGCAAGTCAATTTTATTTATTCCTGTATGATGCTAGCATTACTAATTTTGTGTTGTTATAATATTGTTTTTAATTTATAA